The Triticum dicoccoides isolate Atlit2015 ecotype Zavitan chromosome 6A, WEW_v2.0, whole genome shotgun sequence genome has a window encoding:
- the LOC119317674 gene encoding fimbrin-4-like, translating into MSGFVGVVVSDPSLQGQFTQVELRSLKAKFVSLKRDSGHVTTKNLPGLMKKLRGLHEVVPEEEIAAFLSESYPDSDQEIEFESFLREYLNLQARVSAKEGSAAVGGGGGAGGRKNSSSFLKSTITTLLHNLNQAEKSSYVAHINTYLGEDPFLKKYLPIDPSGNQLFDLIRDGVLLCKLINVAVPGTIDERAINKKRVLNPWERNENHTLCLNSAKAIGCTVVNIGTQDLVEGRPHLVLGLISQIIKIQLLADLNLKKTPQLVELFDDSKDIDEVLSLSPEKMLLRWMNHHLKKAGYKKTVNNFSSDVKDGEAYAYLLKALAPETSPETTLETKNPDERAKMVLEQAEKLDCKRYLTPKDITEGSANLNLAFVAQIFQHRNGLTSDIKQVTLTQSASRDDVLVSREERAFRMWINSLGVESYLNNVFEDVRNGWVLLEVLDKVSPGSVNWKLASKPPIKLPFRKLENCNQVVKIGKELKFSLVNLAGNDIVQGNKKLIVALLWQLMRFNILQLLNRLRSHSKGSQGKQITDADILNWANSKVKASGRTSRMESFKDKSLSNGVFFLELLSAVQPRVVNWKVVTKGEADEEKKLNATYIISVARKLGCSVFLLPEDIIEVNQKMILTLTASIMYWSLLRQPQPEISEASEPSSMASDATSDIGSEDGASTAAPSESEEANSLSDSLSTLTTDDATSNAPPAENGNGATPDAPPAENGNDATPDAQPAENGNAATPDAPPAENGNDAT; encoded by the exons ATGTCCGGCTTCGTCGGGGTCGTCGTCTCCGACCCCTCCCTGCAGGGCCAGTTCACGCAGGTCGAGCTCCGATCGCTCAAGGCCAAG TTCGTGTCTCTGAAGAGGGACTCCGGCCATGTCACCACCAAGAACCTCCCGGGGTTGATGAAGAAGCTGAGGGGACTTCACGAAGTGGTCCCCGAGGAGGAGATCGCCGCCTTCTTGTCGGAGTCGTACCCCGACAGCGACCAGGAGATTGAGTTCGAGTCCTTCCTCCGG GAGTACCTGAATCTGCAAGCAAGGGTGAGCGCCAAGGAAGGAAGCGCcgctgtcggcggcggtggcggggctggCGGCCGCAAGAATTCGTCGTCGTTCCTCAAATCCACCATCACTACGCTGCTGCACAATCTCAACCAGGCGGAGAAGTCTTCTTATGTGGCACATATTAACACTTACCTTGGTGAAGATCCATTCTTGAAGAAGTACTTGCCAATCGACCCATCCGGCAACCAGCTATTCGATCTTATTAGGGATGGCGTCCTGCTCTG TAAGTTGATCAATGTAGCTGTACCTGGGACCATTGATGAGAGAGCAATAAATAAGAAAAGAGTTCTTAACCCATGGGAGAGGAATGAAAACCACACACTGTGCCTCAACTCTGCAAAGGCCATTGGATGTACTGTTGTTAACATTGGCACCCAGGATTTAGTGGAAGGAAGG CCTCATTTAGTTCTTGGATTAATATCTCAAATCATAAAG ATTCAACTTTTGGCTGATCTTAATCTTAAGAAGACACCCCAGCTTGTGGAATTGTTTGATGACAGTAAG GATATAGATGAGGTGTTGAGCTTGTCACCAGAAAAGATGCTGCTTCGATGGATGAACCATCATCTGAAAAAGGCTGGCTACAAGAAAACTGTTAACAATTTCTCTTCGGATGTGAAG GATGGTGAAGCCTATGCTTATCTTCTAAAAGCTCTTGCTCCAGAGACTTCCCCTGAAACCACACTGGAGACTAAGAATCCTGATGAAAGGGCAAAAATGGTACTTGAACAAGCAGAGAAGTTGGACTGCAAAAGATACCTTACACCAAAGGATATTACTGAGGGTTCTGCCAACTTGAATCTTGCATTTGTTGCACAAATATTCCAGCATCG GAATGGTCTAACTAGTGACATTAAACAAGTTACACTCACACAGTCAGCATCACGTGATGATGTTCTAGTATCCAGAGAAGAAAGGGCCTTCCGAATGTGGATCAACAGCCTTGGGGTCGAGTCATACCTGAATAATGTTTTTGAAGATGTTCGCAATGG ATGGGTACTTCTTGAAGTACTTGACAAAGTTTCTCCTGGATCTGTCAATTGGAAGTTGGCATCAAAACCTCCAATTAAATTGCCATTTAGGAAACTGGAGAACTGCAATCAAGTTGTAAAAATTGGGAAGGAGTTAAAGTTTTCATTAGTAAATTTAGCTGGGAATGATATTGTTCAGGGAAATAAGAAATTGATAGTTG CACTTCTGTGGCAATTGATGAGATTTAATATCCTTCAATTGCTAAACAGACTGAGATCCCACTCCAAAGGATCCCAAGGAAAGCAAATTACTGATGCAGATATACTGAACTGGGCAAACAGCAAAGTGAAAGCATCAGGAAGAACATCTCGAATGGAAAGCTTCAAG GATAAGAGCTTATCAAATGGAGTGTTCTTCCTCGAACTTCTTAGTGCAGTTCAGCCAAGGGTTGTGAACTGGAAAGTAGTTACAAAGGGAGAAGCTG ACGAGGAAAAGAAGCTAAATGCTACCTACATCATTAGTGTTGCAAGAAAGCTCGGATGTTCTGTGTTTCTACTGCCAGAGGACATCATAGAG GTGAACCAGAAGATGATCCTAACTCTTACAGCTAGCATCATGTATTGGAGCCTGCTGAGACAACCACAGCCTGAAATATCAGAAGCATCAGAGCCATCCAGCATGGCTTCGGACGCAACTTCCGACATTGGCTCGGAGGATGGTGCCTCAACAGCGGCACCGTCCGAGAGCGAAGAGGCAAACTCACTGTCCGACAGTCTATCCACCCTGACCACAGACGACGCCACCTCAAATGCTCCACCTGCAGAAAACGGGAACGGCGCCACCCCAGATGCTCCACCTGCAGAAAACGGGAACGACGCCACCCCAGATGCTCAACCTGCAGAAAACGGGAACGCCGCCACCCCAGATGCCCCACCTGCAGAAAATGGGAACGATGCCACATGA